DNA from Hippoglossus hippoglossus isolate fHipHip1 chromosome 1, fHipHip1.pri, whole genome shotgun sequence:
GTGGAAGGGGTCGTCACAGAAgagtgtgaatgggtgaatggcaaactgtactgtaaagcgctttgagtggtcatcgaAGCTGCAGAGACCACAATCAGTTTGCTGTTTTTGATTGAATATGATGACATCTCTGGAGGCAGTTAGGGGTAGATGAGGGTGAGGGGTTATGGCCAGGGATGGTGATGGGGTCAGGGTCAGGAGGCGGTGTTCATTTCAGCCAcgggtgaagctgcagctctgtcaggGTGGGACGCAGCTTAGGGTCCTTCTCCAAACACAGCTGGAGGAAATCCTTGAGGTCTagagtgaaaaagagagaggaaagatgaagaagaccgttgcagtgtgtgatgtgtgtttgctgacaggtttgtgcaaatgtgtgcTTTTCTTACTTTTGCCCAGTCCGCTgctgattttcagttttttactgAGGAAGCGTTTGGTCATGAATCCCTGATTGTGGAGCATCTCATACAGGACTGTGCCAAGCTGCCACACTGTGCTTGGACCAGCCCTGTAGACAGAAGAGCTGCAATACTCTGGAGGGGCGTACTTTTCCGTGCCTGGAATACACAGACATGATTATGAGACagggaggatgatgaggaggagaagctttgttttcatgtaaaagtAACAGATTAGTAATCAGAGTAGAATCCAGGCATCTTACCAAAGAATACGCTGTAAAATGAGCCTTTCTTCGCGAGACAGCTCAGCCCAAAATCAATGAGGCGAACCCGTGGGACACTTTGGCCAATCTCAATCAGGATATTTTCAGGTTTGATGTCCCGGTGAAAGACTCCGTTCTTCTCCAGCCCAATGGCTGAGTCCACCAGCTGCTTCATTATGTTCTGCGAGACAGAGACGGAcagcagtttgacatttttcatgGCTGTGACTCTAGACAACTGTTTccataaatggtaaatggtaaatggtttgtatttatacagcgcttttctagtcttgatgaccactcaaagctcacccattcacacacacattcgtacatctattagcagcactttcttgttctatgaggggcaattcggggtttagcatcttgcccaaggacacttcggcataaCAACTATAAGGTCTTGGTCCTGGGTGTGGCTGCATGTTTCACTATGTCTTATATACATGACGCTGAAAAGGTGACACTACTTTAAATACCAGGAGTGTAAACTGCAGTTCAGTCGTGTGACAGGCAACAATGGTAGAAGTTGTCTCAATATGAACTTTCCTCCATGTTGAAAAGTAATGAGTTTATAAAGTCAGTCAGAGGGgattacagagagagagaaagggagttACACAGATCAACCTGTTGACCAGCTCATGCACAGTGAATAGGATCCTCCTGCAGCTTACCTTGGCATCCCCCTCCTGTAGAGAGCCTCTTTTGAGCTTTATATATGTGGAGAGGTCAATGGCAGGGACAGGTCTCTCCATCACCACGATCAACTCATGGCCCAGGTCATACCAGTCCAGTATTGATACTGGTGCTGACGTCCCCACGGAGTCATTTTTCTTTGCTGTCAGTTTCAGCATTATGGCCACCTCTGTAGGGAACTTCTTTCCATTCAGGCACTGAAGAGTCACAACAAAAGCAACAGTTCATCCATAATACATTCAGAAAGTGAGTGAGGTGATAGCCACGGTGGAGTAGTCGGTGTTGGTCACTTACCACTTGTTTGCAGTAAAGATTTTCCTTCGGTATGTGCTTGATCGCCACCTACAAGACAACAACACAAGTTTGGTTATCACTTTCTGGccctattgtgtgtgtgtatgtgtctttgtgtgtatatatgtgtgtgtatgtgtgttactTACCGGAACAAGATCTTCTCTGCGGAAGCCAGCGAACACTGATCCACAGCCTCCTCCACCAAGCTGACCCAGCACAAAGTATTTGGCCTCAAGGTCAactacacagacacaaatattttgtttaacTACAGTTGTGAGCAACATTAAATACACGTGACCTAATGTGACTCATTAATCTATTAATCACTTCCTACTCACCTCTTGGGTTGTCTCCTGAGGCATCCAGGGTCTTCATCTCAACAaccctcctctttttctctctcacttccccGCCATCAGCAGAGAAGTTTCTCTTCCTGCTTATTCGAATCATATCAGCCTCCGCTGAGTCGTGTTCATTCGAGTCAAGGACACGtcgtctcttcctcttttctggttttccctcttcatcatctctttctttccttttccttcctctcaccCTGCCAACCTCCTCACAGGGTTCACCTGCAAATGAGAAAGTCACTATCATCAGTTTGTCGGGATTGAGCTACAAACTGAAACAATGGCCGCTTATCTGATCAATAACATTGGTGAAAGCAGGTTTTTGCCTGAATTTACTCACCTTGATGTTTCCTGAGGACCTTATCACAGAGACGATTCATCTTGCCCATtaacttattgttctttcttTATGTATATGGTTTTCtacttatatatattgttttctaCTTATATATGTATTGTTGTCcgatgcaccaaccacaccaagtcaatttcctgtatgtgaaaatatacttggccgataaaagaattctgattctgattctgagaaGGCAGCACGCATTGTGATGTGACAAGAAGACTTCAGTCTTCTTGTATGTTTGGCTTATTGCTTGTGACGACCAACACTTGTATGTATTTGCCTTTGATCAAAATGTGCTAGGCCTTTGATCTAAAAGGTCATGTCATCTCTCATGAGTCTTTAAACTTCTTTTGAAgattgaattttatttattttgattacCTTGTTTAACAACCTTGTGACCTAATATGACATGTCTGTTTTACAGGGCTGCCTTCAGGCATGATATTGactgtcactgttttttcccattaaagggatagttcacactGGAATGAAAATGcgctcattatctactcaccactatgccaatggagggatgaatgaagtgtttgagtccacaaaacactgtagGAGTCTTaagggtaaacagtgttgcagcagaatccaattcAAGTACTGTAACTAGTGACCAaagcttcagacgtaataaaacagaaaaaacataggATGCCTCCATCCTCCAAGTGTCCGCAAcccctgacattcaaattcaacaccatgtttttagttgTCAGTACCCCATACGTTGCACTTCTCCAACCTTGCTACTGTGTAGCTTTCATTCATAATTGGTGCTGTTTCTCTCAGTATTTTGTAACATATGTGGGAAACTGataaattgtctatttttaCACTCGCAAACCTTTAGCAGATCAGGCCCTATGTGAAGTGGTCGAAATTGATATGACAGCTAAATTCCAATCTGGTTCATTGCATATGTCCAGAATAAACTGGACGGGAGGTTGACGGCTCCAAAAATAGCCGTCAACCTACAGTTGTGAGCAACATTAAATACACGTGACCTAATGTGACTCATTAATCTATTAATCACTTCCTACTCACCTCTTGGGTTGTCTCCTGAGGCATCCAGGGTCTTCATCTCAACAaccctcctctttttctctctcacttccccGCCATCAGCAGAGAAGTTTCTCTTCCTGCTTATTCGAATCATATCAGCCTCCGCTGAGTCGTGTTCATTCGAGTCAAGGACACGccgtctcttcctcttttctggttttccctcttcatcatctctttctttccttttccttcctctcaaCCTGCCAACCTCCTCACAGGGTTCACCTGCAAATGAGAAAGTCACTATCATCAGTTTGTTGGGATTGAGCTACAAACTGAAACAATGGCCATTTTATCTGATCAATAACATTGGTGAAAGCAGGTTTTTGCCTGAATTTACTCACCTTGATGTTTCCTGAGGACCTTATCACAGAGACGATTCATCTTGCCCATtaacttattgttctttcttTATGTATATGGTTTTCTACTTATATATATTGCTTTCTACTTATATATGTATTGTTGTCcgatgcaccaaccacaccaagtcaatttcctgtatgtgaaaatatacttggccgataaaagaattctgattctgattctgagaaGGCAGCATGCATTGCTTGTGATGACCAACACTTGTATGTATTTGCCTTTGATCAAAATGTGCTAGGCCTTTGATCTAAAAGGTCATGTCATCTCTCATGAGTCTTTAAACTTCTTTTGAAgattgaattttatttattttgattacCTTGTTAAACAACCTTGTGACCTAATATGACATGTCTGTTTTACAGGGCTGCCTTCAGGCATGATATTGactgtcactgttttttcccattaaagggatagttcacactGGAATGAAAATGcgctcattatctactcaccactatgccaatggagggatgaatgaagtgtttgagtccacaaaacactgtagGAGTATTAAGGGtcaacagtgttgcagcagaatccaattcAAGTACTGTAACTAGTGACCAaagcttcagacgtaataaaacagaaaaaacataggATGCCTCCATCCTCCAAGTGTCCGCAAcccctgacattcaaattcaacaccatgtttttagttgTCAGTACCCCATACGTTGCACTTCTCCAACCTTGCTACTGTGTAGCTTTCATTCATAATTGGTGCTGTTTCTCTCAGTATTTTGTAACATATGTGGGAAACTGataaattgtctatttttgGAGCCGTCAACCTCCCGTCCAGTTTATTCTGGACATATGTAATGAACCAGATTGGAATTTAGCTGTCATATCAATTTCGACCACTTCACATAGGGCCTGATCTGCTAAAGGTTTGCGAGTGTAAAAAtgtgtgcaaacttgatttcacctgCAAAAGacatgcaagctgatctactaacAGTGCACACTGAGGATTGCGTGCAGTATATCATTCACTGTCCATTTAGTACGTTTGCCCGAATGAATATCAATTATCGGGCGTTTCTACCCGAGTGCccaatatatttattatgtttgaaAGGTAGGTGCCAATCGGCACAGTGTTGCGTACAGATGGCTGCAGCtattgtggtgaggaggagacggcaggaagaagacggagagaacagtttttttcagaaagtgaactgcacctgctgctcaatattggtcagaggcatctctaacacccccccccccccacctgttttatttgcctAGGTTTTATTATTagctattttttttatctttcgttcttcttcttatgtcctgccatcttctATTAATTTCATcagttgttctttttgttttacccacagcatttactttctcgcagatactctcccatatcTTTTTTTGAGTTacattaatatttctttgctgtagctcaacatgtttgtttgccctttccactaacacctccaattccatggcattTGCGCTtgcggtcactctgctctccgtaaTGCTCCATGGCGGAAACCTATAACACACGCAAAACACTCACAAATACTACTGCCTCTACCATGTCTGCACCTGTTATCATTGACGCAATTGTTTTTAGTAGATCACCTGCAAAACGCCCGCCAACCAAACgtgcaatctgttataatgcacaCGCAATTTAGCACTCGttatttgggatcttagtagatcaggcccatAGAGTACAATACTTCATACTAACTTTTCTCAGGCCATTTCCTTCCTATTAAAATGGCTTTCTTTTCAAGACATACTGCCGTGCTGGCTCCATGCTGGCTGTATgtttctcatacacacacataaacagaaaaGTGAAGTTTGGAGAAGAACCAAAATAACTAACGATTTGTACAAGCGTTGAAGTGGGACTGGTGCTGACAGTGAGGCCAGAGGGAAGAACTTCTAAACTGTCGACAAGTGTGAGAGAGTCATCATCGGATGAGACACTACTGTGTTCTATGGCAGTGATTCTCAACTAGTGGGTCGCGGACCCGTTTtcagtgggtcgcgggccttTGCCTGGgcaaaaagaaatgttaagAAAGaaatcctgtgcttttattttgaaggggat
Protein-coding regions in this window:
- the LOC117771870 gene encoding serine/threonine-protein kinase pim-1-like — protein: MLLTTVVKQNICVCVVDLEAKYFVLGQLGGGGCGSVFAGFRREDLVPVAIKHIPKENLYCKQVCLNGKKFPTEVAIMLKLTAKKNDSVGTSAPVSILDWYDLGHELIVVMERPVPAIDLSTYIKLKRGSLQEGDAKNIMKQLVDSAIGLEKNGVFHRDIKPENILIEIGQSVPRVRLIDFGLSCLAKKGSFYSVFFGTEKYAPPEYCSSSVYRAGPSTVWQLGTVLYEMLHNQGFMTKRFLSKKLKISSGLGKNLKDFLQLCLEKDPKLRPTLTELQLHPWLK
- the LOC117769282 gene encoding nuclear speckle splicing regulatory protein 1-like, translating into MIVTFSFAGEPCEEVGRLRGRKRKERDDEEGKPEKRKRRRVLDSNEHDSAEADMIRISRKRNFSADGGEVREKKRRVVEMKTLDASGDNPRGEPCEEVGRVRGRKRKERDDEEGKPEKRKRRRVLDSNEHDSAEADMIRISRKRNFSADGGEVREKKRRVVEMKTLDASGDNPRGE